Proteins found in one Oribacterium sp. oral taxon 102 genomic segment:
- a CDS encoding putative bifunctional diguanylate cyclase/phosphodiesterase, producing MEGNESRQQERPAEAERRHLVDRRAAGRPLQIYDGLTGTMKMHAFREQGEWIARRNPERNYAVVYFNILDFKSFNERYSFDRGNSLIIALSDIIRDYFPRALVGRYFGDQFVVFCGKEEVYPAVGRIHDEFSEIQLNMKLELKSGIYVLPSGDVDINTACDRAKTAAESIRRQRWLSYRYYDEELNQQLLRKRTVVENIYTAISEGQIEAYYQPVIRTLSGETCGLEALVRWRDPEFGLLSPAEFVPVLEEYQLIHKLDLHVVELVCRQLSELRKAGEQTVPVSFNLSRLDFQLCDIFDEIETLARFYRVPREMLHVEITESILAGDPQKIKADIRRFHDAGYQIWMDDFGSGYSSLNVLKDYDVDLLKIDMLFLRDFSEKSRKIIASIVDMAKKVGVRTLAEGVETREQLMFLREIGCEKGQGYYIGRPQPYQETMEQLRAHEFRLEKRENSRYADALGYVNLLSADELYPSREPQCTGKQGYDATTPIAIIELCDDRISAVFCNHAFEETLCAIDKLRKRQIMDALNEPDAELYHESRSYLKVLRAKRQVESIDVMLRGNLCSIRGRYLSETADRQAFLISIYNFSNGRVSDRKLRMAETMQSIYEMYELAGVIFPARNRCFFIYQSREYVRDMHSHSTLEMREYFGKKYIHPADLEQYWAFLEPGTMESRLQLSEEGVLDCFLRAGQPGGRYRWMQFCLKPIVKAAGFQLLLTVKCVTNRVIIGLLEKNRENGNDC from the coding sequence ATGGAAGGGAATGAATCTAGACAGCAGGAGCGCCCGGCGGAGGCAGAGCGTCGCCATCTCGTAGACCGGAGGGCAGCGGGACGCCCTCTGCAAATTTATGACGGTTTGACCGGCACGATGAAGATGCACGCCTTCCGGGAACAGGGAGAGTGGATCGCCCGGCGGAATCCCGAGCGGAATTATGCGGTAGTCTATTTTAATATTCTGGATTTCAAAAGCTTTAATGAGCGATACAGCTTCGACCGCGGCAACAGCCTGATTATCGCGCTTTCCGACATTATCCGGGATTATTTTCCGCGGGCGCTGGTCGGACGGTACTTCGGGGATCAGTTCGTCGTCTTCTGCGGCAAGGAGGAGGTGTATCCGGCGGTGGGCCGCATCCACGACGAGTTCAGCGAGATCCAGCTGAATATGAAGCTGGAGCTGAAGAGCGGCATTTATGTCCTCCCGTCCGGCGATGTCGACATCAATACCGCCTGCGACCGCGCGAAGACCGCTGCGGAGAGCATCCGCAGGCAGCGGTGGCTGAGCTACCGCTACTATGACGAGGAGCTGAACCAGCAGCTGCTTCGGAAACGGACGGTCGTAGAGAATATTTATACGGCGATCTCGGAGGGGCAGATCGAGGCATATTACCAGCCGGTGATCCGGACGCTGAGCGGGGAGACCTGCGGGCTGGAGGCGCTGGTGCGCTGGAGAGATCCGGAATTCGGCCTGCTGTCTCCGGCAGAGTTCGTCCCCGTGCTGGAGGAGTATCAGCTCATTCACAAGCTGGATCTCCATGTCGTGGAGCTCGTGTGCCGGCAGCTCAGCGAGCTCCGGAAGGCGGGGGAACAGACCGTGCCGGTGAGCTTCAACCTCTCCCGCCTCGACTTCCAGCTCTGCGACATCTTCGATGAAATTGAGACGCTGGCACGGTTTTACCGCGTGCCGCGGGAGATGCTGCATGTGGAGATCACGGAGTCTATCCTCGCCGGAGATCCGCAGAAGATCAAGGCGGATATCCGCCGCTTCCATGATGCGGGCTATCAGATCTGGATGGACGACTTCGGCAGCGGCTACAGCTCCCTGAATGTCCTGAAGGACTATGATGTGGATCTCCTGAAGATCGATATGCTCTTCCTCCGGGATTTCAGCGAGAAGTCCAGGAAGATCATCGCCTCCATCGTCGATATGGCGAAGAAGGTCGGCGTGCGGACGCTGGCGGAGGGAGTGGAGACGAGGGAGCAGCTTATGTTCCTCAGGGAGATCGGCTGTGAGAAGGGACAGGGCTACTATATAGGAAGACCGCAGCCCTATCAGGAGACAATGGAGCAGCTTCGCGCGCATGAATTCCGTCTCGAAAAGCGGGAGAACAGCCGCTATGCGGATGCGCTCGGCTATGTGAACCTGCTGAGCGCGGATGAGCTCTATCCGTCGAGAGAGCCGCAGTGCACGGGGAAACAGGGCTATGATGCGACGACGCCGATCGCGATCATCGAGCTCTGCGACGACAGGATCTCGGCAGTTTTCTGCAACCATGCCTTCGAGGAGACCCTCTGTGCGATCGACAAGCTGCGGAAACGGCAGATCATGGATGCGCTCAATGAGCCGGATGCGGAGCTGTATCACGAGAGCAGGAGCTACCTGAAAGTGCTTCGGGCGAAGCGGCAGGTAGAGAGCATCGACGTGATGCTCCGCGGGAACCTCTGCTCCATCCGCGGGAGATATCTGAGCGAGACGGCGGACCGGCAGGCATTTCTCATCAGCATCTACAACTTTTCCAACGGCAGAGTCTCGGACCGGAAGCTCAGGATGGCAGAGACCATGCAGTCCATCTATGAAATGTATGAGCTGGCGGGCGTGATCTTCCCGGCGCGGAACCGCTGCTTCTTCATCTATCAGTCGCGGGAGTATGTGCGGGATATGCACTCGCATTCCACACTGGAAATGCGGGAATACTTCGGAAAAAAATACATTCACCCTGCGGATCTGGAGCAGTACTGGGCATTTCTGGAGCCGGGGACGATGGAGTCGAGGCTGCAGCTCAGCGAGGAGGGCGTGCTGGACTGCTTTCTGCGCGCCGGACAGCCCGGCGGGAGATATCGCTGGATGCAGTTCTGCCTGAAGCCGATCGTCAAGGCAGCCGGCTTCCAGCTTCTTCTGACGGTGAAATGCGTCACGAATCGGGTTATCATCGGGCTTCTGGAGAAGAACAGAGAAAACGGAAACGACTGCTGA